From a single Alkalihalophilus pseudofirmus genomic region:
- the ppc gene encoding phosphoenolpyruvate carboxylase, whose protein sequence is MIEVNDANTLLRNDVKKLGNILGEILVHHGGVDLLNKVESIREKTKSLRQHHDQETYNALKEEIATLEPPTRQQVIRAFSIYFHLVNIAEQNHRIRRQRQYQLNEEGVSQPFSLERAVSAVKELEPEDEVMQKVLNDLSIELIITAHPTEATKRTVLETQKRISTILQEFDNQQLTKKERRRLEDSLFNEVTALWQTDELRHRKPTVLDEVKNGLHYFNQTLFEVIPEVHQELEVQLDEQFPNHKWSVPNFLHFGSWIGGDRDGNPNVTPEVTWETLKLQRRLVLKKYKESLVDLMKRFSQTTTRVQISDELLQSVQADEANYLEDGEEWLIETELYRRKFQVILKRIRAVGKEDKAAYQNAEELLADLNLIKESAEQHQPANRTLKTLRKLIRQVQLFGFHLATLDIRNHSGEHEAAITEILRAVQITDDYASLTEEEKLTILQDVLRDPRPLLLLKEDYSKETQEVIKVFDMIKQAHREFGSRSIEVYLVSMTQSSSDLLEVLLLAKEAGIYRLHADGTVDSGLHVAPLLETVDDLVAGPRIMKTLFEMDVYRNHLSERGNHQEIMLGYSDGSKDGGTLTANWKLFKAQQEIHDMAKDYQVRLKFFHGRGGSLGRGGGPLNRSILSQPAETLGDGVKITEQGEVLSSRYLLEDIAYRNLEQAASALLEASASSQIQTKKGHSRKEAWEEAMEEASKHSLKKYQSLVFGDQDFLTYFKQATPLNELGALNIGSRPMSRKGSQRFEDLRAIPWVFAWTQSRQMIPAWYAAGSGLSAFANESEENLALLREMYNNWPFFHSTINNLQMALMKADLKTAKEYMNLVEDQEIADRIFGDISEEYIRTKEILLKISESEELLDHSPNIQESVHRRNPYVDPLNFLQVDLISKMRAEENPSDELMTEVLLTISGVAAGLVNTG, encoded by the coding sequence ATGATTGAAGTCAATGATGCAAATACATTATTAAGAAATGATGTAAAAAAGCTCGGTAATATCCTAGGAGAAATTCTTGTCCACCATGGTGGAGTTGATCTCCTAAACAAAGTTGAATCCATTCGTGAAAAAACAAAATCCTTGCGTCAACACCATGACCAAGAGACATATAACGCATTAAAAGAAGAGATTGCGACACTTGAACCACCAACACGTCAGCAAGTAATTCGCGCGTTCTCAATTTACTTCCATTTGGTAAATATTGCGGAACAAAATCACCGAATCCGCCGCCAAAGACAATACCAGCTGAATGAAGAGGGAGTAAGCCAGCCATTTTCTTTAGAACGTGCAGTGTCAGCTGTAAAAGAGTTAGAGCCAGAGGATGAAGTGATGCAGAAAGTGCTGAATGATTTATCGATTGAGCTTATTATTACGGCACACCCGACAGAGGCAACGAAACGTACGGTACTCGAAACGCAAAAACGTATCTCAACAATCTTACAAGAATTTGATAATCAACAACTAACGAAAAAAGAACGCCGCCGTTTAGAGGACAGCCTGTTTAACGAGGTAACGGCGTTATGGCAGACAGATGAGCTTCGTCATCGTAAGCCGACAGTTCTTGATGAAGTGAAAAATGGGTTGCACTATTTCAACCAAACGTTATTTGAAGTTATTCCTGAAGTACACCAAGAATTAGAAGTGCAGCTCGATGAACAGTTCCCTAATCACAAATGGTCCGTGCCAAACTTCCTTCATTTTGGATCATGGATTGGCGGGGACCGCGACGGCAACCCAAACGTAACGCCAGAAGTGACGTGGGAAACACTGAAACTCCAAAGACGCCTTGTCTTAAAGAAGTATAAAGAGAGTCTAGTTGATTTAATGAAACGCTTCAGTCAGACAACGACTCGTGTACAAATTAGTGACGAGCTTTTACAATCAGTTCAAGCAGATGAAGCTAATTATTTGGAGGACGGAGAAGAATGGCTGATTGAAACAGAGCTATATCGTCGTAAGTTTCAAGTGATTTTAAAAAGAATTCGTGCTGTTGGCAAAGAGGATAAAGCAGCTTACCAAAATGCAGAGGAATTATTAGCAGATCTAAATCTGATCAAAGAGAGTGCAGAACAGCATCAACCAGCAAACCGCACACTAAAAACATTACGAAAGCTAATTCGTCAGGTACAACTTTTTGGATTCCATTTAGCAACACTTGATATTCGTAATCACAGTGGCGAGCATGAGGCGGCAATTACTGAGATCTTAAGAGCTGTACAAATTACTGATGATTATGCTTCCCTGACAGAAGAAGAGAAATTGACTATCCTGCAAGATGTTTTAAGGGACCCAAGACCTCTCTTACTTCTGAAAGAAGATTACTCAAAAGAAACACAAGAAGTGATAAAAGTATTTGACATGATTAAGCAAGCACATCGTGAGTTTGGCAGCCGCTCTATTGAAGTGTATTTAGTAAGTATGACGCAGTCTTCAAGTGACTTGCTTGAAGTGCTATTACTAGCTAAAGAGGCTGGAATCTACCGCCTGCATGCTGATGGTACAGTAGACAGCGGACTTCATGTTGCACCGCTTCTTGAAACGGTTGATGATTTAGTAGCTGGGCCGCGTATTATGAAGACATTGTTTGAGATGGATGTATATCGCAACCATTTATCTGAGCGCGGCAACCATCAAGAAATTATGCTTGGATATTCTGATGGAAGTAAAGACGGCGGAACACTTACGGCAAACTGGAAGCTCTTTAAAGCTCAACAGGAAATTCATGATATGGCAAAGGATTATCAAGTGCGTTTGAAGTTCTTCCATGGCCGCGGCGGATCGCTAGGACGAGGAGGCGGACCGCTTAACCGCAGTATTTTATCCCAGCCGGCAGAGACGCTTGGTGATGGAGTGAAAATTACGGAGCAAGGCGAAGTGCTGTCCTCGCGTTATCTTCTTGAAGATATTGCTTATCGAAACCTTGAACAGGCAGCGTCCGCATTGTTAGAGGCATCAGCTTCATCACAGATCCAAACGAAAAAAGGACATTCGCGTAAAGAGGCTTGGGAAGAGGCAATGGAAGAAGCGTCTAAACACTCGCTGAAAAAATACCAGTCGCTTGTTTTTGGAGATCAAGACTTCTTAACCTATTTCAAACAAGCAACACCGTTAAATGAACTAGGTGCCTTAAATATTGGTTCGCGTCCAATGAGCCGTAAAGGAAGTCAGCGCTTTGAAGATTTACGTGCGATTCCGTGGGTATTTGCGTGGACGCAGTCTCGTCAAATGATCCCAGCGTGGTATGCAGCAGGGAGTGGTCTCAGCGCGTTTGCAAATGAGAGCGAAGAGAACCTGGCGCTATTACGCGAAATGTACAATAACTGGCCGTTTTTCCATTCAACGATTAATAATCTGCAAATGGCCCTAATGAAAGCCGATTTAAAGACGGCGAAAGAATATATGAATTTAGTAGAAGACCAAGAAATTGCAGATCGAATCTTTGGTGATATTAGTGAAGAGTATATTCGCACAAAAGAGATTTTATTAAAAATCTCAGAAAGCGAAGAACTTCTAGATCACTCGCCAAATATTCAAGAATCTGTCCATAGACGTAATCCGTACGTCGATCCGCTTAATTTCTTACAAGTCGATCTAATCTCAAAAATGCGTGCAGAAGAAAACCCATCTGATGAGTTAATGACCGAGGTATTGCTCACAATCAGCGGAGTAGCAGCAGGACTTGTGAATACGGGTTGA
- a CDS encoding sodium:solute symporter family transporter, whose protein sequence is MEDQLWQLSNPVIGIIFVVATFALFYIVGWVSNRASKSVEDLYAAGGGVGPITNGLAMASTYMSLATFLGVTGLILNLQAPFILLWIQMILAIPLITIIYGTSLRRMGAFSPTHFVRERYGVSASIIAALFMILVSIMYALGQMIGIAVTFETLLGIPYMTGLIIGGLLIVGYVTIGGMSGATNNAAIQMVIIALMFIVPLGAIMKVMGGTGWYFPPLLYADMVPAMLEAMPTFFDYQYSSKWYFALIPAFTIGALGLPHLAMRIYTASSLKSARQAMVWFALVLGLVFSATYAMGFAGVFFTQTEGVAISQADADKLTIILNLVYNPEWVTALVIAGAISAGLSTLSGNLLAIGALISQDIVTTLKPNLTNSMKVKLGYFSIAGGGVASVLLAINPPDFLVVSILWAFGLAGVTNAPLILMGVWWKEANRFGAIAASVVAGGLYVVVSPFVFPSIVISGHGLTDGMGISGAMLAVPLSFLILIVVSYITNRMPSLQSKLSTAEDHKLVERIHGWTDVNPARYNSRFGAAIISIICIGVAVWAIMPWNL, encoded by the coding sequence ATGGAAGATCAACTATGGCAATTATCGAATCCCGTTATTGGTATTATTTTTGTAGTCGCTACATTCGCTTTATTCTACATCGTAGGCTGGGTTTCAAACCGTGCGAGTAAATCTGTAGAAGATTTATATGCCGCTGGCGGCGGTGTTGGTCCAATTACAAATGGACTAGCGATGGCTTCGACCTACATGAGTCTTGCTACATTCCTTGGTGTTACTGGTCTTATCTTAAATTTGCAAGCCCCATTTATCTTACTGTGGATTCAAATGATTTTAGCTATTCCTTTAATTACAATTATCTATGGTACGAGTCTACGTCGTATGGGCGCATTCTCACCAACTCACTTCGTACGGGAGCGTTACGGGGTTAGTGCATCTATTATTGCGGCTCTATTTATGATTTTAGTATCTATCATGTATGCACTTGGTCAAATGATCGGTATCGCCGTAACATTTGAAACGCTGCTTGGTATCCCGTATATGACAGGCCTTATTATCGGCGGTCTATTAATTGTTGGGTATGTAACAATTGGCGGTATGTCTGGTGCGACAAATAACGCAGCGATCCAAATGGTCATCATTGCGTTAATGTTTATCGTTCCTCTTGGAGCGATCATGAAAGTAATGGGCGGAACTGGCTGGTATTTCCCTCCGCTTCTATATGCGGATATGGTACCTGCTATGCTTGAGGCTATGCCTACATTCTTTGATTATCAGTATTCTTCTAAATGGTACTTTGCTTTGATTCCGGCATTTACAATTGGAGCTCTTGGGCTTCCTCACTTAGCAATGCGTATTTATACGGCATCAAGTCTTAAAAGTGCTCGTCAAGCGATGGTATGGTTTGCGCTTGTACTAGGTCTTGTTTTCTCTGCAACTTATGCAATGGGATTTGCAGGTGTATTCTTTACACAAACAGAAGGTGTTGCAATCTCTCAAGCTGATGCAGATAAATTAACCATTATCTTAAACTTAGTGTACAACCCAGAGTGGGTAACTGCTCTAGTTATTGCTGGTGCAATCAGCGCCGGTCTATCAACTTTAAGTGGAAACCTCCTTGCAATTGGTGCTCTTATTTCACAAGATATCGTAACGACGCTAAAGCCAAATTTAACAAACAGTATGAAAGTAAAGCTTGGTTACTTCTCGATTGCTGGGGGCGGGGTTGCAAGTGTCCTGCTTGCTATTAATCCTCCTGACTTTCTAGTAGTAAGTATTTTATGGGCTTTCGGTTTAGCCGGTGTAACAAATGCTCCGTTAATTTTGATGGGTGTATGGTGGAAGGAAGCAAACCGCTTTGGCGCCATAGCTGCATCAGTAGTAGCAGGTGGTCTATACGTTGTTGTTTCACCTTTCGTCTTCCCATCTATTGTAATCAGTGGTCATGGATTAACAGATGGTATGGGGATTTCTGGTGCTATGCTGGCCGTACCATTAAGCTTCTTGATTCTTATTGTTGTTTCATACATTACAAACCGCATGCCTTCACTGCAATCAAAACTTTCTACAGCTGAAGATCATAAGCTGGTAGAGCGCATCCATGGCTGGACAGACGTTAACCCAGCACGCTACAACAGCCGTTTTGGTGCTGCCATTATCAGCATCATCTGTATCGGAGTAGCAGTTTGGGCCATCATGCCTTGGAATCTATAA
- the mtnN gene encoding 5'-methylthioadenosine/S-adenosylhomocysteine nucleosidase: MRIGIIGAMDEEVELLKSKLGNREDKTIAGCEFHHGTLQGVDVVLLKSGIGKVNAAVGTTLLIELYKPDRIINTGSAGGFKEGLNVGDVVISTEVRYNDVDATVFGYEFGQVPQMPAFYDPNDELIFIADKAAAKVGVNTVKGLIVSGDSFMSDHARVLELKEIFPAAQCAEMEAGAIAQVCHQFKVPFVIIRSLSDIAGSDAKVSYEKFLETASVNSANQVILMVEALAE; encoded by the coding sequence ATGAGAATTGGAATTATCGGTGCAATGGATGAAGAGGTTGAATTACTAAAAAGCAAACTCGGAAATAGAGAAGATAAAACGATTGCTGGATGTGAATTTCACCACGGTACTTTACAAGGAGTCGATGTGGTACTGCTTAAATCGGGTATTGGGAAAGTAAATGCTGCAGTCGGCACAACACTTTTAATTGAATTATACAAACCAGATCGTATTATTAATACAGGTTCAGCTGGCGGTTTTAAAGAAGGCTTAAACGTAGGGGATGTCGTTATTTCAACGGAAGTGCGTTACAACGATGTAGATGCAACGGTATTTGGTTATGAATTTGGTCAAGTACCGCAAATGCCTGCCTTCTATGACCCGAATGACGAGTTAATTTTTATTGCTGATAAGGCAGCTGCAAAAGTAGGAGTAAACACTGTAAAAGGATTGATTGTCTCTGGGGATTCCTTTATGAGTGATCATGCACGTGTACTTGAATTAAAAGAGATTTTCCCTGCTGCTCAATGTGCGGAAATGGAAGCTGGCGCCATTGCGCAAGTGTGTCACCAATTTAAGGTGCCGTTTGTTATTATCCGTTCATTATCTGACATTGCTGGCAGTGATGCAAAAGTATCTTATGAGAAGTTTTTAGAAACAGCATCTGTTAATTCAGCAAATCAAGTCATCTTAATGGTTGAAGCATTAGCGGAATAA
- a CDS encoding lipoate--protein ligase, with product MKFIDNNNITNPRINLAIEEYALKNLDPEHSYLLFYVNEPSIIIGKNQNTIEEINLDYVKEKDIHVVRRLSGGGAVYHDLGNLNFSFITKDDGESFHNFKKFTEPVVSALKKLGVEAELSGRNDIHVGERKISGNAQFSTKGRMFSHGTLMLHSEIEHVVSALNVKDEKIRSKGIKSIRSRVANINEFLDQPLTVDQFKKVLLQYIFEADDEIPEYHLTETDWEEINRISESRYKNWDWNYGKSPAFDLKRTKRFPIGSIDVRLNVRKGRIEACKIYGDFFGVGDVSELESKLIGVKYDGDALREALNGVDIKPYFGSLDKEEFIAFIY from the coding sequence ATGAAATTTATAGATAATAACAATATTACTAACCCGAGAATCAATTTAGCGATTGAAGAATATGCTTTAAAGAATTTAGATCCAGAACACTCCTATCTTTTGTTTTATGTAAATGAGCCTTCAATCATCATTGGTAAAAACCAAAATACGATAGAAGAAATCAATCTTGACTACGTAAAGGAAAAGGACATCCATGTGGTTCGCAGACTTTCTGGCGGAGGGGCTGTTTATCATGATTTAGGAAATCTAAACTTCAGCTTTATCACTAAAGATGACGGTGAATCTTTTCACAATTTTAAAAAGTTCACAGAGCCTGTTGTTTCTGCTTTAAAGAAGCTTGGAGTGGAGGCAGAACTTAGCGGCCGCAACGATATACATGTGGGTGAGCGTAAAATATCTGGAAATGCTCAATTTTCTACTAAAGGAAGAATGTTCAGCCACGGTACATTAATGCTTCACTCAGAAATTGAACATGTCGTTTCAGCGCTTAATGTAAAAGATGAAAAGATCCGTTCAAAAGGGATTAAATCAATACGCAGCAGGGTAGCAAACATTAATGAATTTCTAGATCAGCCATTAACAGTTGATCAGTTCAAAAAAGTATTATTACAGTATATCTTTGAAGCTGACGACGAAATCCCTGAGTATCATTTAACAGAAACAGATTGGGAAGAAATTAATCGCATTTCAGAATCTAGGTATAAAAATTGGGACTGGAATTACGGGAAATCTCCGGCCTTCGACTTAAAACGAACGAAGCGGTTTCCGATTGGCTCAATAGATGTTCGCTTGAATGTGCGTAAAGGTCGAATTGAAGCATGCAAAATATACGGAGATTTCTTTGGTGTGGGCGATGTAAGCGAGCTTGAATCTAAACTAATAGGCGTCAAGTATGACGGGGATGCATTGCGTGAAGCATTAAACGGTGTAGATATTAAACCTTACTTTGGCAGCCTTGATAAAGAAGAATTTATTGCTTTTATTTACTAA
- a CDS encoding YrhC family protein, giving the protein MTEKKMRELKDKVADYKRFGFILLSLSAFLFIGLIIPADGQAVSLPSGFIVGVFLTMGLAVVCHRLAMNAQKQMYEDE; this is encoded by the coding sequence ATGACAGAGAAGAAGATGCGAGAGTTAAAAGATAAAGTAGCTGATTATAAGCGCTTTGGTTTTATCCTGCTGTCGTTAAGTGCCTTTTTGTTTATTGGATTAATTATTCCGGCTGATGGACAAGCTGTCTCGCTGCCTAGCGGATTTATTGTAGGAGTCTTTCTTACAATGGGGTTAGCAGTGGTTTGTCACCGTTTAGCGATGAATGCACAAAAACAAATGTATGAAGATGAATAA
- a CDS encoding DUF4397 domain-containing protein, with amino-acid sequence MKKLLSLVLLFMLFLTLTGTGFAEEMAMVRVLHATPDAPGVDVFVNEELVVENIEFKDASDYLQLPAGSHKVEIYAAGDTTSAIISEQLAVSGGEAYTVSAIGQLESIRLTTMLDEQEVSEGNTKIRVAHFSPDAPAVDIATDTGDILFPNAAFSAVTDYLELPAGEYNLEIRAAGTADVVEELTNLELKEGMIYTAVATGLLNAEPEFDVILLTDAMPTPEDMPKTGLGGASDIR; translated from the coding sequence ATGAAAAAATTACTTAGTTTAGTATTGCTTTTTATGCTATTCCTAACCTTAACAGGAACCGGTTTTGCTGAGGAAATGGCAATGGTTCGAGTACTCCATGCAACACCTGATGCTCCAGGAGTAGATGTTTTTGTAAATGAGGAGCTTGTAGTAGAAAATATAGAATTTAAAGATGCTAGTGACTACTTGCAGCTGCCTGCTGGTTCTCATAAAGTAGAGATCTATGCTGCAGGTGATACAACTTCTGCAATCATTAGCGAACAATTAGCTGTAAGCGGAGGAGAAGCATATACTGTGTCAGCAATCGGTCAGTTAGAGTCTATTCGCTTAACAACGATGCTAGATGAGCAAGAAGTATCAGAAGGCAATACGAAGATCCGTGTGGCTCATTTTTCACCTGATGCTCCAGCTGTTGATATCGCAACAGATACAGGAGATATTTTATTCCCAAATGCAGCTTTTTCCGCAGTGACAGACTATTTAGAGCTGCCGGCAGGAGAATATAACCTTGAAATTCGTGCAGCTGGGACGGCTGATGTCGTTGAAGAACTAACTAATCTTGAGTTGAAAGAAGGAATGATCTATACAGCTGTAGCAACCGGGCTTTTAAATGCTGAGCCTGAATTTGATGTGATTTTATTAACAGATGCTATGCCAACTCCAGAAGACATGCCGAAGACAGGACTAGGCGGAGCATCAGACATTCGCTAA
- a CDS encoding NUDIX hydrolase, translating to MPDISTIISTIKDRQPGVLGQQTAKHSAILLPLVEVDGELSVLFEVRSEHLRSQPGEICFPGGRIDQSDNSAEAAAIRELSEELGIPENQVELIAPLDYLVTPFRGVIYPFVGKINDITQLNPNKDEVASTFTAPLSYLYETKPKMYEMGITFEPADNFPFHLIPNKRTYNGRTQSVQELFYFYDAYVIWGLTARVLNHFLTLTKPT from the coding sequence TTGCCGGATATCTCAACTATTATTTCAACGATTAAAGACCGCCAACCAGGTGTACTTGGACAACAGACTGCTAAACATTCCGCTATTCTTCTGCCTCTTGTTGAAGTAGATGGAGAACTTTCTGTATTATTTGAAGTTCGATCCGAGCATTTAAGGAGTCAACCTGGTGAGATTTGCTTTCCTGGCGGCCGAATTGATCAAAGTGATAACAGCGCTGAAGCTGCTGCGATTAGAGAGCTAAGCGAGGAATTAGGAATTCCAGAAAATCAGGTGGAATTAATTGCTCCACTAGATTATTTAGTTACCCCTTTCCGAGGAGTCATCTACCCCTTTGTAGGTAAAATTAACGATATAACTCAATTGAACCCTAACAAGGATGAGGTGGCTTCTACATTTACAGCACCGCTTAGTTACTTGTATGAGACAAAGCCAAAAATGTATGAAATGGGGATCACGTTTGAACCTGCAGATAATTTCCCCTTTCACCTCATTCCAAACAAGAGAACTTATAACGGCCGTACCCAATCGGTCCAGGAACTATTTTATTTTTATGATGCGTACGTAATTTGGGGACTAACCGCCAGAGTCCTTAATCACTTCTTAACCTTAACAAAGCCAACATGA
- a CDS encoding MarR family winged helix-turn-helix transcriptional regulator: MTKANDDLSLKLFVVLSRAHSAVMTEVEKDIRSYGLNPTEFAVIELLYHKGDQPLQKIGEKILISSGSITYVVDKLEKKQLLLRRPCPKDRRITYATLTDEGKQWMDERFHVHKERIAHILSGLNTDETEEAIQLLKKLGLHASS; the protein is encoded by the coding sequence ATGACTAAAGCAAATGATGATCTTTCGTTGAAGTTATTTGTGGTCTTATCTCGAGCTCATAGTGCTGTGATGACAGAGGTTGAAAAGGATATTCGAAGTTACGGTTTGAATCCAACTGAGTTTGCCGTAATAGAATTGCTTTACCATAAAGGCGATCAGCCGCTTCAAAAGATTGGTGAAAAGATACTTATTTCAAGTGGAAGTATCACTTATGTAGTAGATAAACTCGAAAAAAAACAACTGTTACTAAGGCGTCCATGTCCGAAAGATCGCCGTATTACGTATGCGACATTAACAGATGAAGGGAAGCAATGGATGGATGAACGTTTTCATGTGCATAAGGAACGAATTGCACATATCTTATCTGGTTTAAATACAGATGAAACAGAAGAAGCGATTCAATTGCTGAAAAAGTTAGGATTACATGCTTCAAGTTAA
- a CDS encoding MDR family MFS transporter, protein MSKRKTKRPIVLTAVILAMFMAAVEATIVATAMPQIVADLGGFSLFSWVFSSYLLMQVVMIPVYGKLSDMYGRKIIFAIGISIFLIGSILCGFSATMEMLIISRFIQGLGAGAVQPIATTIVGDMYTKEERANIQGYLASVWGISAIMGPVLGAVFIEYLHWAWIFWVNIPFGIIALIGVTLFLHEDIKSAESMKKNRQSIDYKGALLLLLAITPFMLVLIQGNVWGFTSPLVMSLLACSFICLVLFIKVERREANPMMTLSLWENQHIRNANIASFSAGAILLAVSTFLPTYVQGVMNQPPIIAGLALTAISIGWPISSTIAGKMMLKKGFRTTALIGGCALVTGGLFYMLLPVINHPLWAGAGSFVIGVGMGFSTTTFIVSIQSSVDWNVRGEATSMNMFMRLLGGAVGVAFLGGLLNRRLENELKNSQEYLSFEPTIDAVNHLLEAGQREELRSVELEALQIGLTNSLGIVFTTIFILAVTSFFFILRLPKDS, encoded by the coding sequence GTGAGTAAGCGTAAAACAAAGCGTCCAATTGTGTTAACAGCAGTTATTTTGGCCATGTTTATGGCGGCTGTGGAAGCGACAATTGTTGCTACAGCGATGCCTCAAATTGTTGCTGATCTAGGAGGTTTTTCATTATTCAGCTGGGTCTTTTCATCCTACCTATTAATGCAGGTAGTAATGATCCCTGTATATGGAAAACTTTCTGATATGTATGGACGGAAAATTATTTTTGCTATTGGGATATCTATATTTTTAATCGGATCGATCCTATGCGGCTTTTCTGCAACGATGGAAATGTTAATTATCAGCAGGTTTATTCAAGGGCTGGGCGCAGGGGCTGTGCAGCCAATAGCTACAACGATTGTGGGCGATATGTACACGAAAGAAGAACGTGCGAATATCCAAGGGTACTTAGCGAGTGTATGGGGGATATCTGCGATTATGGGTCCTGTACTCGGTGCTGTATTTATTGAATATCTACATTGGGCTTGGATTTTTTGGGTCAACATCCCTTTTGGAATCATTGCATTAATTGGGGTAACTCTTTTCTTACATGAGGATATTAAGTCCGCTGAATCGATGAAAAAGAATAGGCAATCCATTGATTATAAGGGAGCACTTCTTTTACTTTTGGCCATTACACCTTTTATGCTCGTCTTAATACAAGGAAATGTGTGGGGATTCACTTCACCTCTGGTAATGAGCTTACTTGCTTGCTCATTTATTTGTCTTGTCTTGTTCATCAAAGTGGAACGCAGAGAGGCTAATCCAATGATGACGTTGTCTTTATGGGAGAATCAGCACATTCGCAACGCAAATATTGCCTCTTTTTCTGCAGGAGCGATCTTGCTGGCTGTTTCAACCTTTTTACCTACCTATGTGCAAGGTGTCATGAATCAGCCTCCAATTATTGCTGGACTTGCGTTGACAGCGATATCGATTGGGTGGCCGATCTCATCTACTATTGCTGGAAAAATGATGCTCAAAAAAGGCTTCCGTACGACAGCTTTGATTGGTGGATGTGCATTAGTAACAGGCGGGTTATTCTATATGCTGCTGCCTGTTATTAACCATCCGCTATGGGCTGGAGCAGGTTCCTTTGTTATTGGAGTTGGAATGGGTTTTTCTACAACGACTTTTATAGTGTCGATTCAATCATCAGTTGACTGGAATGTCCGAGGAGAAGCGACATCTATGAATATGTTTATGAGGCTTCTTGGAGGAGCTGTAGGAGTTGCTTTTTTAGGAGGTCTTTTGAATAGACGTCTTGAAAACGAGCTTAAAAACAGTCAAGAGTATCTATCATTTGAGCCGACCATTGATGCTGTCAATCACTTGCTCGAGGCAGGTCAGAGGGAAGAATTACGTTCAGTAGAGCTAGAGGCACTGCAGATAGGCTTAACAAACAGTCTAGGGATTGTTTTTACGACCATTTTTATATTAGCTGTGACTAGTTTCTTCTTTATATTACGGTTGCCGAAAGATTCATAA
- a CDS encoding class F sortase, which produces MKIWLTSFSVFILIMLGCQPSQSNAAESLTGSKPEVIKIPALDIQAEIAPFGLRNYEQIPPDGEKVFWYEDGVNPGGPGNAVLAGHFDDYVGPAVFYHLHELKTGDYIYIVTENDYILTYRVEDVETYKRAEAPVKSIFHGSGKSKLNLVTCSGYYSKKEKTHSHRTVVTAALKGKSYPYQPITEPPL; this is translated from the coding sequence ATGAAAATTTGGCTCACATCTTTTTCAGTTTTTATTCTTATCATGCTAGGATGTCAGCCGTCCCAATCAAATGCTGCAGAAAGTTTAACAGGATCTAAACCAGAGGTTATCAAAATTCCTGCATTGGATATTCAAGCTGAAATTGCGCCATTCGGTTTAAGGAATTATGAGCAGATTCCGCCTGATGGAGAAAAAGTATTCTGGTATGAGGACGGGGTGAATCCAGGAGGACCAGGAAATGCTGTGTTAGCAGGTCATTTCGATGATTATGTAGGTCCAGCGGTGTTTTATCACCTTCATGAGTTAAAAACAGGGGACTATATTTATATTGTCACTGAGAATGATTATATACTGACATATCGAGTGGAAGATGTAGAGACATATAAGAGAGCAGAAGCACCTGTGAAATCAATTTTTCATGGTAGTGGGAAATCAAAGCTCAACCTTGTCACATGTTCAGGTTATTATAGTAAAAAAGAAAAAACTCACTCTCATCGTACTGTTGTAACAGCTGCATTAAAAGGAAAGTCTTATCCCTACCAACCTATAACCGAGCCTCCTTTATAA
- a CDS encoding YrzA family protein, which produces MSIQLERIEDKVECFEATSFKELEQRINEKIDVNKALLLEVAQVNHHVYPHFKTGQPIYTAVVHFKAKQL; this is translated from the coding sequence TTGAGTATCCAATTAGAACGAATTGAAGATAAAGTTGAATGCTTTGAAGCAACCAGCTTCAAAGAACTTGAACAGCGTATTAATGAGAAAATTGATGTGAATAAAGCATTATTACTAGAAGTAGCGCAAGTGAATCATCATGTGTACCCACATTTTAAAACAGGGCAGCCTATCTATACAGCGGTGGTTCATTTTAAAGCAAAGCAACTATAA